A region of Oncorhynchus masou masou isolate Uvic2021 chromosome 29, UVic_Omas_1.1, whole genome shotgun sequence DNA encodes the following proteins:
- the LOC135520331 gene encoding synaptotagmin-11-like has translation MAEITELRPAYDMSPVLAGFIGAAALVVAVVILVLLWSFCQRRNLRVMGRYKLHGDQYTDSAEDPPYKFIHMLKGISIYPESLSSSKRIVRVARRAGWQGERDRERGGGRGMVLVDAENNILDAPTHLQMSHLVPPAGQPRMEAALPVRADYCCLDSSATSSENSSKTVSPFTPASSDPESEPETSLGSLSLALDYNFPKKALVVTIVGAHGLPAVDEQGNSSDPYVKMTILPEKKHRVKTRVLRKTLEPVFDETFTFYGVAYSSLPELTLHFLVLSFDRFARDDVIGEVVVPLTELEPSTGRVHITQQISKRNMQCESRGELLVSLSYQPVSHRLSVVVLKAKHLPKMDISGLSGNPYVKVNVFYGRKRIAKKKTHVKKCTLNPVFNESFIYDVPPELLPEISVEFVVVDFDRTTKNEVVGRLPLGLHSPCPSGAAHWREVCENPRRQISKWHNLSEY, from the exons ACATGTCACCGGTGCTGGCTGGTTTTATCGGTGCAGCGGCTCTGGTGGTTGCCGTGGTGATCCTGGTTCTCCTGTGGTCCTTCTGCCAGCGTCGCAACCTCCGGGTGATGGGCCGGTACAAGCTCCATGGTGATCAGTACACCGACTCGGCTGAAGACCCGCCCTACAAGTTCATCCACATGCTGAAGGGCATCAGTATCTACCCAGAGTCCCTCAGCAGCAGCAAGAGGATAGTACGGGTGGCCAGGCGTGCTGggtggcagggggagagagacagagagaggggtggtggccGCGGGATGGTCCTGGTGGATGCGGAGAACAACATCCTGGACGCGCCTACCCATCTCCAGATGAGCCACCTGGTGCCCCCTGCTGGCCAGCCCAGAATGGAGGCGGCACTGCCCGTCAGGGCCGACTACTGCTGCCTGGATAGCTCAGCTACCAGTAGCGAGAACAGCAGCAAGACCGTTTCACCTTTCACCCCCGCGTCCTCTGACCCAGAATCAGAGCCTGAAACCAGCCTGGGCTCCCTCAGCCTGGCTTTAGACTACAACTTCCCCAAGAAAGCCTTGGTGGTGACCATCGTTGGAGCCCATGGCCTGCCTGCAGTTGACGAACAGGGGAACAGCTCCGACCCTTACGTGAAGATGACCATCCTCCCTGAGAAGAAGCACCGGGTGAAGACCAGGGTCCTGAGGAAGACACTGGAGCCGGTGTTTGACGAGACGTTCACGTTCTATGGCGTGGCCTACAGCTCGTTGCCCGAGCTCACGCTGCACTTCCTGGTGCTCAGCTTCGACCGCTTCGCCCGAGATGATGTcataggagaggtggtggtcCCGCTGACAGAGTTGGAACCCAGCACGGGGCGGGTGCATATCACCCAGCAAATCAGCAAGAGGAACATGCAG TGCGAGAGCCGTGGGGAGCTGTTAGTGTCTCTGTCCTACCAGCCTGTCTCCCACCGCCTCAGTGTGGTGGTGCTGAAGGCCAAACACCTGCCCAAGATGGAcatctctggcctgtctggaa ACCCATATGTGAAGGTCAATGTGTTCTACGGACGCAAGCGCATCGCCAAGAAAAAGACGCACGTGAAGAAGTGCACGTTAAACCCCGTCTTCAACGAGTCCTTCATCTACGACGTGCCCCCCGAGCTGCTCCCTGAGATCTCCGTGGAGTTTGTGGTGGTCGACTTTGACCGTACCACTAAGAACGAGGTGGTGGGGCGCCTGCCACTCGGCCTGCACAGCCCCTGTCCCTCTGGCGCCGCCCACTGGCGGGAAGTCTGCGAAAACCCCCGTCGGCAGATCTCAAAGTGGCACAACCTCAGTGAATACTAG